In Topomyia yanbarensis strain Yona2022 chromosome 2, ASM3024719v1, whole genome shotgun sequence, one DNA window encodes the following:
- the LOC131681064 gene encoding uncharacterized protein LOC131681064 translates to MLNRELARTARMFNYDTEFVVQSATRCEAFEGETSSTAGEVNRCSRCDRPAHIGRQCPALNKNCRRCGKLGHFESCCRQKMRVDQLTQQNPIEPENEEEQV, encoded by the exons ATGTTGAATAGGGAGTTGGCGAGGACGGCTCGAATGTTCAACTACGACACTGAGTTTGTTGTTCAGTCGGCTACTCGTTGTGAAGCCTTCGAGGGGGAGACAAGCTCGACCGCAGGCGAAGT GAACCGATGTTCGCGTTGTGATCGCCCCGCTCACATTGGAAGGCAGTGTCCAGCTTTGAACAAAAACTGTCGTCGGTGTGGTAAGCTCGGGCACTTTGAGTCATGTTGTCGTCAAAAGATGAGGGTTGACCAGCTCACACAACAAAATCCGATAGAACCAGAGAATGAGGAAGAACAGGTATGA
- the LOC131681063 gene encoding uncharacterized protein K02A2.6-like — protein MLNRSREDFKRALTRADGWALRLTPYDYVVEYVEGRFNIADPSSRLYDGHDGAFNETAIPWEIAKLEANAVGFLTEEEIKKATVVDSTLTQVSLALETGIWPKHLRKFEVLADNLHTMDGLITKEGRVVIPEALRPKALEVAHDGHPMAGKLKTILRERVWWPGMTKDAEEWVKSCQTCATNGNPERTTPMQRIFAPKNIWETIAVDFNGPYSRFGGIYILVLVEYRSRYIIAHPVKLTSFEYTRSVLDDIFYREGFPKNIKTDNGPPFNGQEFSQYCADRGIKTVYSTPLFPQQNGLIERYMKLINKAMITAASNGTHYMDEHKAAVKAHNCAAHAVTKVAPEVLMNGRKIHRGLPLLMRGKVNVQDELIDQRDQEAKLEGKKREDTRRGAKECHVLPGHRVIVARHSRAKGDSRFDPKKFTVMEQSNGNLLLSDDDG, from the exons ATGCTTAATCGTTCAAGAGAGGATTTTAAAAGGGCACTCACTAGAGCCGATGGCTGGGCCTTACGGCTTACCCCATATGACTATGTGGTTGAATATGTCGAAGGAAGGTTCAACATAGCCGATCCATCGTCACGTCTGTATGATGGACACGATGGAGCTTTCAATGAAACAGCGATTCCATGGGAGATCGCGAAACTAGAGGCTAACGCTGTTGGTTTCTTGACAGAAGAAGAAATTAAGAAAGCAACTGTAGTGGACAGCACCCTAACTCAAGTATCGTTAGCCCTAGAAACCGGAATTTGGCCAAAGCACTTACGGAAATTCGAAGTACTGGCTGATAATCTTCACACCATGGACGGATTAATAACCAAAGAAGGACGTGTGGTTATTCCGGAAGCTCTTCGCCCTAAGGCTCTGGAAGTTGCTCATGACGGTCACCCGATGGCTGGGAAACTAAAAACGATACTCAGAGAGCGTGTGTGGTGGCCTGGAATGACGAAGGATGCTGAGGAGTGGGTGAAATCTTGTCAAACATGTGCCACCAACGGAAATCCTGAAAGAACCACCCCTATGCAACGTATATTTGCCCCCAAAAATATATGGGAAACAATCGCCGTAGATTTCAACGGGCCATACTCAAGGTTTGGTGGAATCTACATACTGGTATTAGTTGAGTACAGATCTAGATATATAATTGCCCACCCGGTGAAATTGACCAGCTTTGAATATACAAGAAGTGTATTGGACGATATATTTTACAGAGAAGGATTTCCTAAAAACATCAAGACCGATAATGGCCCGCCCTTCAATGGTCAAGAATTTTCTCAATACTGTGCTGATCGGGGGATTAAGACTGTTTACTCGACTCCGCTGTTTCCCCAGCAAAACGGCCTTATTGAAAGGTACATGAAACTCATCAATAAGGCCATGATAACTGCTGCCTCAAATGGAACCCACTATATGGATGAACATAAAGCCGCTGTCAAAGCTCACAATTGTGCAGCTCATGCGGTTACAAAAGTCGCACCGGAAGTGTTGATGAATGGCAGAAAAATTCACCGCGGACTTCCACTTTTGATGCGGGGCAAG GTAAACGTTCAAGATGAATTGATCGACCAACGAGATCAAGAAGCTAAGCTGGAAGGTAAGAAACGTGAAGATACTCGTCGGGGCGCCAAGGAGTGCCATGTCCTACCAGGACATCGTGTCATCGTTGCGAGACATTCCCGCGCAAAAGGTGATAGTAGATTTGATCCGAAGAAATTTACTGTTATGGAACAGTCCAACGGTAATTTGCT